A single genomic interval of Leptospira dzoumogneensis harbors:
- a CDS encoding chemotaxis protein CheA, giving the protein MDREHLLSEFVSEARDLIDSAETSLLTLEEEIETAGQGNPETLNKAFRFFHTLKGSSGLLKLETVVKITHLGETLLDILRNQDKVTEFDFSDDLMETLDLLRRIFDRVEEEKTDSGFEQETEIIRNKLKEQLDRISKGSEKEKTTPENKFGFFEEEAPPAPKGFGFFEEETKPAIVEKIPATSSEVNPIIQEVQVVEKKKDIRITTDKLDQLMDFMGELVIAESNVIHHPELEGLRLEGFRSAARHLHKIVRDLQEVTLSMRMVPLSSTFQKMNRLVRDLQKRSQKKLDFKIGGEDTEVDKSVVEIIQDPIIHLLRNSIDHGLEAPEERAELGKKDKGIIRLQARQSANEVWILVADDGRGLDREKIINKAREKGILKGNPDEMSDKEVFQLIFTPGFSTAEKLTDISGRGVGMDIVLQNIKKLNGKVEVRSKKGEGTTFILRIPLTLGIIEGTVFEVGGTYLTLPTIEISELVSLKDQKLIHPYKDQEVLDLRGIYIPVIRINDLLGLREKLEYKSKNPVLIILENEDRFLGILVDEVLGNQNIVIKPLSSSIQKAQGVNGFTILGNGRVSLILDTKFLFEKFHGTTAGTSTNENSNLSLEKLA; this is encoded by the coding sequence ATGGATCGAGAACATCTTCTTTCGGAATTCGTTTCGGAAGCCCGAGACCTGATCGACTCAGCTGAAACTTCTCTCCTAACATTAGAAGAGGAAATTGAGACCGCAGGTCAAGGGAATCCGGAAACTCTAAACAAGGCCTTCCGTTTTTTCCATACCCTCAAGGGCTCTTCCGGTTTATTAAAACTGGAAACGGTGGTCAAGATCACTCACCTGGGTGAAACACTTTTAGATATATTAAGAAATCAGGATAAAGTTACCGAGTTCGATTTCAGCGACGATCTGATGGAAACTTTGGACCTTCTCCGCAGAATATTCGATCGTGTGGAAGAGGAAAAAACCGATTCCGGTTTTGAGCAAGAAACCGAGATCATCCGAAATAAACTTAAAGAACAATTGGATCGAATTTCCAAAGGTTCCGAAAAAGAAAAAACTACTCCAGAAAACAAATTCGGATTTTTTGAAGAAGAGGCTCCCCCTGCTCCGAAAGGATTCGGATTTTTCGAAGAAGAGACTAAACCCGCAATCGTGGAAAAAATCCCGGCTACTTCTTCGGAAGTAAACCCGATCATACAAGAAGTCCAAGTCGTCGAGAAAAAGAAAGATATTCGTATCACTACGGATAAGTTAGACCAACTAATGGACTTCATGGGAGAATTGGTAATAGCGGAGTCTAACGTGATCCATCACCCAGAATTAGAAGGATTAAGATTAGAAGGTTTCCGTTCTGCAGCAAGACATCTTCACAAGATCGTACGAGATCTACAAGAAGTTACGTTATCCATGAGAATGGTACCTTTATCATCCACCTTTCAAAAAATGAATCGGTTGGTAAGAGACTTACAAAAACGTTCCCAGAAAAAATTGGATTTCAAGATCGGCGGAGAAGATACGGAAGTAGATAAATCCGTAGTAGAGATCATCCAAGATCCGATCATCCATCTATTAAGAAATTCTATCGATCACGGTTTAGAAGCTCCGGAAGAAAGAGCGGAACTCGGCAAAAAAGATAAAGGGATCATCCGTTTACAAGCGAGACAATCCGCAAACGAAGTTTGGATCCTAGTAGCGGATGACGGACGAGGGCTTGATCGAGAAAAGATCATCAACAAAGCCAGAGAAAAAGGTATCCTAAAAGGAAATCCGGACGAAATGAGCGATAAGGAAGTTTTCCAACTTATATTCACTCCGGGATTTTCTACAGCGGAAAAACTCACCGATATTTCCGGCAGAGGTGTCGGAATGGATATCGTTCTCCAGAATATCAAAAAACTGAACGGTAAAGTAGAGGTGCGTTCCAAAAAAGGAGAAGGTACCACTTTCATTTTAAGAATTCCTCTTACTTTAGGGATTATTGAAGGGACCGTTTTCGAAGTAGGAGGTACCTATCTCACCCTGCCTACGATAGAAATCAGCGAATTAGTAAGTCTAAAAGATCAGAAATTGATCCATCCTTATAAGGACCAAGAGGTCTTGGACTTAAGAGGGATCTATATACCCGTGATACGGATCAATGATCTACTCGGTCTCAGGGAAAAACTGGAATACAAAAGTAAAAATCCTGTCTTGATCATTTTAGAGAATGAAGACAGATTCTTGGGAATACTCGTGGATGAAGTATTAGGAAATCAGAATATTGTGATCAAACCGCTTTCTTCTTCTATCCAAAAGGCCCAGGGAGTGAACGGATTTACGATCCTAGGCAACGGAAGAGTAAGTTTGATACTAGATACCAAATTCCTTTTCGAAAAATTCCACGGTACTACGGCTGGTACGTCCACGAATGAAAACTCAAATCTAAGTCTGGAAAAATTGGCCTAA
- a CDS encoding HAMP domain-containing methyl-accepting chemotaxis protein has translation MSVKAKLTIGFSTVVVLLIFVAGFAIYRLNTFNAVVTKAVNVSAKKSTMLLAMRTAILKVTRAEKNTILSTEEEDMKRYIGETETNLAIVSQLSPEVYPLLQEAGKKNMEEFRVVEKDYRATLKKVLDLAYINKNVEARQLSQVQLRSYLDKMEGFLNQMIDRAQKELDDANKNTDELYAETTFLMILIPIISSLIAVGCAVWITVSVNKALSTALEVVGSVSSAAAQVSATAFSLSQSSNEQAASLEETTAAVEEMSSTIEQNSHNAKETNSMAESSAKDASKGRKSVLETLNAMKKISGKVNIIEEIAYQTNLLALNAAIEAARAGKHGKGFAVVADEVRKLAERSQIAAQEINGLSKDSVERAEDAGKLIEEIVPSIENTAKLIQEISVSSDEQARGITQINTAMVQLDQATQENAAASEELASTAKELNEQAETLLEVMGTLIKIREEVLTASKGKSKKQDRSSSPVNQPIKSHFHAPHFDLKHAASQFGNAKKDPKKASNGKNFLPLIEEESEATSHSETSSGSEENSGEIKV, from the coding sequence GTCAAAGCCAAATTAACCATAGGATTCTCAACCGTAGTCGTTCTGTTGATCTTCGTAGCAGGATTTGCAATATATCGTTTAAATACTTTTAATGCAGTAGTCACTAAAGCGGTCAACGTTTCCGCTAAAAAATCTACTATGCTTTTAGCGATGCGAACCGCGATACTCAAGGTCACCCGGGCCGAAAAAAACACTATCCTTTCCACCGAAGAAGAAGATATGAAAAGGTATATCGGTGAAACGGAAACAAATTTAGCTATCGTCTCCCAGTTGAGCCCCGAAGTTTATCCCCTGCTCCAGGAAGCAGGCAAAAAAAATATGGAGGAGTTCAGAGTAGTAGAAAAAGATTATAGAGCTACCCTGAAAAAAGTTTTAGATCTCGCGTATATCAATAAGAACGTAGAAGCAAGACAGCTCTCTCAAGTTCAACTCAGAAGTTATTTGGATAAGATGGAAGGTTTCCTCAACCAAATGATCGATCGTGCTCAAAAAGAATTGGATGATGCAAATAAGAACACGGACGAGCTATATGCTGAAACCACTTTTTTGATGATCCTAATCCCTATAATTTCTTCTTTGATCGCCGTAGGCTGCGCTGTTTGGATCACAGTCTCAGTCAATAAGGCCCTAAGCACCGCGTTAGAAGTAGTAGGTTCGGTCTCTTCAGCGGCAGCACAAGTATCCGCGACCGCATTCTCCTTAAGCCAATCTTCCAATGAACAAGCAGCCAGTTTAGAAGAAACGACTGCAGCAGTGGAAGAAATGTCCTCTACGATAGAGCAGAACTCCCATAATGCAAAAGAGACGAACTCTATGGCGGAATCTTCCGCTAAAGATGCGAGTAAGGGTAGAAAGTCCGTGCTGGAAACCTTAAATGCAATGAAAAAGATCTCCGGAAAAGTCAATATTATAGAAGAGATCGCTTACCAAACCAACTTACTAGCGTTAAACGCTGCGATCGAAGCAGCTAGAGCGGGTAAACACGGGAAAGGATTCGCAGTGGTTGCCGACGAGGTAAGAAAACTCGCAGAAAGAAGCCAGATCGCCGCCCAAGAGATCAATGGACTTTCTAAAGATTCGGTAGAGCGCGCTGAAGATGCAGGAAAACTAATAGAAGAGATCGTTCCGAGTATAGAGAATACTGCAAAGCTGATCCAAGAAATTTCAGTTTCTTCCGATGAACAAGCAAGAGGTATTACTCAGATCAATACTGCAATGGTCCAATTGGACCAAGCTACTCAAGAGAATGCCGCTGCATCGGAAGAGTTAGCGTCCACTGCGAAAGAATTGAACGAACAAGCGGAAACTCTTTTAGAAGTAATGGGAACTCTGATCAAGATCAGAGAAGAAGTATTAACTGCTTCCAAAGGAAAATCCAAAAAGCAGGATAGAAGTAGCTCACCTGTAAATCAACCGATCAAATCCCATTTCCATGCTCCTCATTTCGATCTAAAACATGCAGCTTCTCAATTCGGGAACGCAAAAAAAGATCCTAAAAAGGCATCGAATGGAAAAAACTTCCTTCCTCTGATAGAAGAAGAATCCGAGGCAACTAGCCATTCCGAAACTTCTTCCGGATCGGAAGAGAACTCCGGCGAAATCAAAGTATAA